A genomic stretch from Gorilla gorilla gorilla isolate KB3781 chromosome 20, NHGRI_mGorGor1-v2.1_pri, whole genome shotgun sequence includes:
- the EBI3 gene encoding interleukin-27 subunit beta, giving the protein MTPQLLLALVLWASCPPCSGRKGPPAALTLPRVQCRASRYPIAVDCSWTLPPAPNSTSPVSFIATYRLGMAARGHSWPCLQQTPTSTSCTITDVQLFSMAPYVLNVTAVHPWGSSSSFVPFITEHIIKPDPPEGVRLSPLAERQLQVQWEPPGSWPFPEIFSLKYWIRYKRQGVARFHRVGPIEATSFILRSVRPRARYYVQVAAQDLTDYGELSDWSLPATATMSLGK; this is encoded by the exons ATGACCCCGCAGCTTCTCCTGGCCCTTGTCCTCTGGGCCAGCTGCCCGCCCTGCAGTGGAAGGAAAG GGCCCCCAGCAGCTCTGACACTGCCCCGGGTGCAATGCCGAGCCTCTCGGTACCCGATCGCCGTGGATTGCTCCTGGACCCTGCCGCCTGCTCCAAACTCCACCAGCCCCGTGTCCTTCATTGCCACGTACAG GCTCGGCATGGCTGCCCGGGGCCACAGCTGGCCCTGCCTGCAGCAGACGCCAACGTCCACCAGCTGCACCATCACGGATGTCCAGCTGTTCTCCATGGCTCCCTACGTGCTCAATGTCACCGCCGTCCACCCCTGGGGCTCCAGCAGCAGCTTCGTGCCTTTCATAACAGAGCACATCA TCAAGCCCGACCCTCCAGAAGGCGTGCGCCTAAGCCCCCTCGCTGAGCGCCAGCTACAGGTGCAGTGGGAGCCTCCCGGGTCCTGGCCCTTCCCAGAGATCTTCTCACTGAAGTACTGGATCCGTTACAAGCGTCAGGGAGTGGCGCGCTTCCACCGG GTGGGGCCCATTGAAGCCACGTCCTTCATCCTCAGGTCTGTGCGGCCCCGAGCCAGGTACTACGTCCAAGTGGCGGCTCAGGACCTCACAGACTACGGGGAACTGAGTGACTGGAGTCTCCCCGCCACTGCCACGATGAGCCTGGGCAAGTAG